The following DNA comes from Poecilia reticulata strain Guanapo linkage group LG16, Guppy_female_1.0+MT, whole genome shotgun sequence.
gaatctaatgttgatctaaagtatgtGAACTAGGTGCGCCTATTCAGGGTTGCTAAatatcctctggtctaattcccaggggtgaaagtaagggggtacagcAGGGTACTGTACCCCTAAAAGGTTTAGTGGGGGTaccagtacctgcaagagagagtcaatatatatatataggaacaacatcagacatctcagtccagaaatgtgcagttctaggcacagccaagatactggaggagaacctcaagctcccaggcctctggtagaggaccNNNNNNNNNNNNNNNNNNNNNNNNNNNNNNNNNNNNNNNNNNNNNNNNNNNNNNNNNNNNNNNNNNNNNNNNNNNNNNNNNNNNNNNNNNNNNNNNNNNNNNNNNNNNNNNNNNNNNNNNNNNNNNNNNNNNNNNNNNNNNNNNNNNNNNNNNNNNNNNNNNNNNNNNNNNNNNNNNNNNNNNNNNNNNNNNNNNNNNNNNNNNNNNNNNNNNNNNNNNNtatcttttttttgtcatagtacccccaagaatttaaaactactttcacccctgctaaTTCCATTTCCAGGTTGGAAGACAGGAGTCTAAAAAGTAGTCTCGATTCAAAAGTTTCCTCTGGGCTTCTGGTCTCTGcatctaaatagtgagtactctatagtttctgaaaaaataagctaaagaatGAGtaatctaattccttttctgggttaaaagtgagtactccacagtttctaaataACTGATAGAATTTAGCTATTCATCTTTAAattattaagtttgttttaagtcctTCAATATCAACTTCAAAAGTGCTTTACTGTGTGTCTGATGTATTTTGTACTAAAACATCCTTGTTCTTCATCCAGTGACGTAATTAGAGGTAGGTAGAGCATCCAGAAACTGAGCTCCAATAAGAGTAGTGATAACTCcaaataatattactcaagcaGAAATAGAGACTCCATGATCCTCTCACATCCATCCTTTGGAGCTACCGTCTGACCACAGACCAGCCAAACTCTAACCATTAGCAAGTCTCTATAATCAGCCCTGAAAGGTTTTATATCAAAAGCCAATTAGAAGGCTAAATCTGGCATTCTGGACTTTTCTACTTTTATAAGTCATAACCTGTAAgactaatttttaaatgtttaaacagacTTGCATCTAACCCATTAAGTGATTGTATACAGAAATTGCAGGTCAGCAGTAGATCTACCAGAGCAGCTTTACATAGATATTATAAGGTTCCACTCCATAGACCCATTTTTGCTCAAAGTGCTCCATCTGTTGCACAGTGGCaaagttggtagagctgttgccttgcagcaagaaggttctgggttcgattcccggcctggggtctttctgcatggagtctccatgttctccctgtgcatggtgggttttctccaggtactccggtttcctcccacagWccaaaaacatgactgtcaggttaattggcctcaccaaattgcccctaggtgtgagtgtgtgtgtgcatggttgtgtgtcctgtgtgtctctgtgttgccctatgacagactggcgacatgtccagggtgaccccgcctctcgcccgaaacgatagctggagatgggcaccagcaaccctcctgaccccactaagggacaagggtgcaagaaaatggatggatggatggatggatggatggatggatggatggtgctCCATCTGTGAGAGGATCTGCAGTTTGGATCTCACTTCCTGCCAATTTAAAGTCTGTAGCcagttttaatatgttaaaaaaacaaacagaactgtATCCactcttaatgtttttatgtttcattgttttatatGCATGACTGTGTTGTGTTGTGTAGTGGGAAAATGTTAGGGTTACTTAAGGTTACTATGATTCTTGTGTGAAGCATGAGCTCTTGAAAAAGGACTTCTGAAGGACTTTAGTTTCTCTGGCCTTAACATTACAAAGAAGTCGTTGGGTTGTTTCTTTATCTCTCTTGGCTCCTTTAAAGGagcaatattatgtaaaatctacttttttagCTCTACATTGTGTTATAATCTTATTCCCTAGtaaaaaaacatacctggagtgttactttgattctttcatgcatgtttaagaaatcctttcatctcacATGGCAGCTGTGCATAACATCTGATTGGAAATACTATCACCTTCAAGGTGCAGCTACTCTCAgggctgcagtttccaagcttctacctcacagagcagccctccctcACGGCTCCCtgctctgctccttcagactagccaagcatctggtggagctgcacatctgctgatCTCATACCagttacttctcagtgcaacgttGGTAacaatgttgttaaagggttaatagaaaagtcatgttgtgatgacttcctgaagacagAGTTTCAGTATTTAAAGAGTACAGAATCACATCAAAACAGgaagtaacatttcttttaagtcatatttgatatattcagcatttttatgacaactgaatgtgacagttacttgattatgctatgaAATGgtactatgtgcctggaaacataattctgcccctttGAAACAACTTctacagttttttctttcttttttttttaaggtttctcAAGTAAATGTAGACAGATACTACACTCCTGTGATTAGCCATCCATCTATTAAAGACACTAAATAGTTTGCAGTGTAAACATGTTGTCAAATCAACACAGCTAAAGGttaaatttatacaaaaacaaatatagtTGTTCACATGTTTTCTTGTAGGGAGAACAATTTTAACTAACGATATTTGAATTCCATATTTCTTCATCCTAAAATAGCTGCAAATGCTGATTTTTACACAAATCATTAACTATTTGATAGTCTAACAAacatttgcagtgtttccaGACAAAGATTTCTGTGCTGCTCAGTACCAAGTTAACAAATTAAGAATGCTGAAGTCTTTAATGCTGTGATGACTAAAGATGTAGATGGGATCACATCAGAAAACTGCTTACCTGAGACTGAGATCTTAATGTACGCAGAACCTCCTCATTACGTTTATCACAAGGAAGCATGTGAAGTTTCTTTGCACAGTCCAACTCAGAATTCATATCTTTGCACAAATACTGGTTGTAAACACTCACATTGGTTCCAGTCATTGCACACTCATAATAGTTACCATTAAGCAGAGCAACAGCAAACCAGGTGGACGGTGCCACCAGGGCTGTGGAACTGATTTGGAAGAAAGCTGTGCAAGTGGCGGCCAGGTTTTTCCAACAACACAACTTTGCCCTGTTGTGCCAAAGACCAGTAAACAATATCCACATCTTTTTGCTGAGAATATAACCTAGCAGCAGCAAAGCTAATGCTGGAACCAACAGGAAGACCAAGCCATACAGGAAGTTCAGCTCATTGCAGGGACACTTGAATGCCACTGAGGAGAAGATCTGCTCGCCTCCAGCTGTCAACAGAGCAACCAACCCAAAACCAAGGTTGGTCTGCTTGCTGGCAATATTCAGAATCGTCTTAAACCTATCCATTGGTAGCTGCTGGGTGACAGAGAGAGCGAGCTGAAATAAACGTTGCAGTTTCACTTCCACCCCGTATGTCTAAATGGCACCACCACAAATGTTGTCATTTCCTGGAACTCTTAATGTCAGTCGTGGGTTTAACTTGCTTTCTGAGCTTTGTAGCCAGTAAAcaaaatttcagtttgtacCTGATATTGAGATTCAACTCCATGTGTGTCTCCAGTTACCTAAAGCGATCAAATGTCACACTCCTCAATGCTGGTTATAAATAAACCACTGGCATCAGTGCGTCTTTTCATTAGCTGTCACAGATGGGGAGTGTGGAACATTCTGGAACAAGTTATCCACAGAGAACCCCACACAGTTACTGTTCTATGTAAGAAAACCATCCTCAAGACccagtaaaatgaaaatactgtCAGTATGAACTCTTTTGTTGGATCATATTGACATTGAGATAGCCTCTGTCCATTCGTGTGTCTTTTTatgttgggtgtgtgtgtgtgtgtgtgtgtgtgtgtgtgtgtgtgtgtgtgtgtgtgtgtgtgtatagggGGGGGGGatatttgtgtctctgtgtacCCATTCCTCTGTCAGGTCAAGACTTTTGCTACGTTTACACTGCAGGTTTTAATACTCAAGTCTGATTTTTGTtcaaatctgaattttattgCGTAGTTGTTCATATTTCCAAATTTATGCAATTTGTATGTGATCTCCTTATGTAAACTGCAAACAACCTAAAAGTGTCTTTGATGTGCAGTACAGGATGCAGAAATGACACATGCATCAGTcgtgctcagtgtttgtggaagTAAACTTGAATGGTAATGCTGGAGTGTATCTTGCCATTCTATAGCTGCTGTCCAACAGGAGCCAGCtcattaacaacttaatcatGATTATTGTTCACCATGGTTGCCGTTTCTCTTCCTGCTAGCATGCATCAAGACACAGAATAGGGACATTTGTCAAGTATCAATGTGCCTGTTGACCTGACCGTACACACACAGATCACATTTGAAAAAGTCAGATATGGATTGGATTCAGGACCACATATCCAAGTGGCCTCAGTCACATTTGTAAAAACTTATCTGTGTTCTAATTGTGATGAAAAGATCAAATACAGGCCGCatagggcaaaaaaaaaaaaatcacacttgtgtcacttcaggctgcagtgtgaacataaCCTTAGACTCATACTTCCTGTCAGTGGTTGATGGCCTTACCTGTGCATGCAGGTGCTGCCAGGGCTTGGTGCTCAGGTGTCTGTTGGCTCACTCTCAATGGCTGCGTGGCAGGGCCTGGGCCCCCTGGCTCTATCTAGCTCTTTCTGGAGGGTGGGGTGTCCTTGTGTCTTGGGACTCTGTCTGTGGTCAGGAAAACGTCTCAGATCACTGAAGGGCAGTCACATTACCTTCAACAGGTTTCCCAGCTTCTTCCCTCTGGGAGGCTCCATAAAGTTCTCCTGTACTTATAAGAAATCAATTGTCCTTTCTGTAATTACCAAGGGAGGAAATTCCATTTCATTAAAGGAGGCAAAATAAACAAGGAGAATTCTTAAGTGCAATTTTTTGGGAGGTTTGCCAAATTACAACGaattgtaatgtaaaatgtgcatgtggtgggatggtgttccaccctcccccactctgtgcaCTGGGTGCAACTAGAAGcgcaccgttgattggtgggcggggcagaTGCCTTTATAGTTGGGCAGGCCGCTGCAAAGTACGTCTTTGTTTCCCCCACTGCTGCTACAATCGGCGGCTACATGTTGGCTTGTGGGTTTGGTTGACTCGTCTGTGATCGTAAGTGCcagttttgctatccgtggctggtagtgatgggtaaatgaggcgtcGTGAAGCGTTTCGACTCATAGAaacactgtattgatactgtgtcactcaatactgacacctgctggacattaaaaattcctacggGCAAcatagtgatttgatgaccaagtctgtacaataagatttaagtctttgtattttattgaatattatatattgtgttatgtcatatcttcagttaaatttaaaatatatttaatatacagtcaataaataatgtgaacatgtagcataaagtgaacattttagtgaatgtgtttggaatgaggatgcatggactgtttCTTTATCcacaaatttttattaaaaaaaagtttttacaacattttgaaatttagtcttacgcttttttgacaaaacttctgctgtagaaaaaatgaagtaaacactacatttacatcgaacccttgttttttttagtggttgcgttccgaaaataacccgtgagGCGAAATCcatgaagtagttacctttagttgGGCCCtgcccatagcaatgcatagggagagcagGGATCCctgctctccctatgcattgcatggcaggcacctattgttcttcACCTAATAGaatgtctgtttattatttatttttcttccgttAACCgtaatgcggctcgtaccgctgcgtgcACCCCCACAAATGTGGTATCAAAAATTGCGGCCCGATCACGGGAGGGGAGCTATTATTTCTGGTGGGATTTGGAGTTACCACGGCAACACAAATTGGGTAAAAAGACTCCAAAAAATCCCATTCATTTCAATGGAGCGAGATCCTAAAAAATACCCANNNNNNNNNNNNNNNNNNNNNNNNNNNNNNNNNNNNNNNNNNNNNNNNNNNNNNNNNNNNNNNNNNNNNNNNNNNNNNNNNNNNNNNNNNNNNNNNNNNNNNNNNNNNNNNNNNNNNNNNNNNNNNNNNNNNNNNNNNNNNNNNNNNNNNNNNNNNNNNNNNNNNNNNNNNNNNNNNNNNNNNNNNNNNNNNNNNNNNNNNNNNNNNNNNNNNNNNNNNNNNNNNNNNNNNNNNNNNNNNNNNNNNNNNNNNNNNNNNNNNNNNNNNNNNNNNNNNNNNNNNNNNNNNNNNNNNNNNNNNNNNNNNNNNNNNNNNNNNNNNNNNNNNNNNNNNNNNNNNNNNNNNNNNNNNNNNNNNNNNNNNNNNNNNNNNNNNNNNNNNNNNNNNNNNNNNNNNNNNNNNNNNNNNNNNNNNNNNNNNNNNNNNNNNNNNNNNNNNNNNNNNNNNNNNNNNNNNNNNNNNNNNNNNNNNNNNNNNNNNNNNNNNNNNNNNNNNNNNNNNNNNNNNNNNNNNNNNNNNNNNNNNNNNNNNNNNNNNNNNNNNNNNNNNNNNNNNNNNNNNNNNNNNNNNNNNNNNNNNNNNNNNNNNNNNNNNNNNNNNNNNNNNNNNNNNNNNNNNNNNNNNNNNNNNNNNNNNNNNNNNNNNNNNNNNNNNNNNNNNNNNNNNNNNNNNNNNNNNNNNNNNNNNNNNNNNNNNNNNNNNNNNNNNNNNNNNNNNNNNNNNNNNNNNNNNNNNNNNNNNNNNNNNNNNNNNNNNNNNNNNNNNNNNNNNNNNNNNNNNNNNNNNNNNNNNNNNNNNNNNNNNNNNNNNNNNNNNNNNNNNNNNNNNNNNNNNNNNNNNNNNNNNNNNNNNNNNNNNNNNNNNNNNNNNNNNNNNNNNNNNNNNNNNNNNNNNNNNNNNNNNNNNNNNNNNNNNNNNNNNNNNNNNNNNNNNNNNNNNNNNNNNNNNNNNNNNNNNNNNNNNNNNNNNNNNNNNNNNNNNNNNNNNNNNNNNNNNNNNNNNNNNNNNNNNNNNNNNNNNNNNNNNNNNNNNNNNNNNNNNNNNNNNNNNNNNNNNNNNNNNNNNNNNNNNNNNNNNNNNNNNNNNNNNNNNNNNNNNNNNNNNNNNNNNNNNNNNNNNNNNNNNNNNNNNNNNNNNNNNNNNNNNNNNNNNNNNNNNNNNNNNNNNNNNNNNNNNNNNNNNNNNNNNNNNNNNNNNNNNNNNNNNNNNNNNNNNNNNNNNNNNNNNNNNNNNNNNNNNNNNNNNNNNNNNNNNNNNNNNNNNNNNNNNNNNNNNNNNNNNNNNNNNNNNNNNNNNNNNNNNNNNNNNNNNNNNNNNNNNNNNNNNNNNNNNNNNNNNNNNNNNNNNNNNNNNNNNNNNNNNNNNNNNNNNNNNNNNNNNNNNNNNNNNNNNNNNNNNNNNNNNNNNNNNNNNNNNNNNNNNNNNNNNNNNNNNNNNNNNNNNNNNNNNNNNNNNNNNNNNNNNNNNNNNNNNNNNNNNNNNNNNNNNNNNNNNNNNNNNNNNNNNNNNNNNNNNNNNNNNNNNNNNNNNNNNNNNNNNNNNNNNNNNNNNNNNNNNNNNNNNNNNNNNNNNNNNNNNNNNNNNNNNNNNNNNNNNNNNNNNNNNNNNNNNNNNNNNNNNNNNNNNNNNNNNNNNNNNNNNNNNNNNNNNNNNNNNNNNNNNNNNNNNNNNNNNNNNNNNNNNNNNNNNNNNNNNNNNNNNNNNNNNNNNNNNNNNNNNNNNNNNNNNNNNNNNNNNNNNNNNNNNNNNNNNNNNNNNNNNNNNNNNNNNNNNNNNNNNNNNNNNNNNNNNNNNNNNNNNNNNNNNNNNNNNNNNNNNNNNNNNNNNNNNNNNNNNNNNNNNNNNNNNNNNNNNNNNNNNNNNNNNNNNNNNNNNNNNNNNNNNNNNNNNNNNNNNNNNNNNNNNNNNNNNNNNNNNNNNNNNNNNNNNNNNNNNNNNNNNNNNNNNNNNNNNNNNNNNNNNNNNNNNNNNNNNNNNNNNNNNNNNNNNNNNNNNNNNNNNNNNNNNNNNNNNNNNNNNNNNNNNNNNNNNNNNNNNNNNNNNNNNNNNNNNNNNNNNNNNNNNNNNNNNNNNNNNNNNNNNNNNNNNNNNNNNNNNNNNNNNNNNNNNNNNNNNNNNNNNNNNNNNNNNNNNNNNNNNNNNNNNNNNNNNNNNNNNNNNNNNNNNNNNNNNNNNNNNNNNNNNNNNNNNNNNNNNNNNNNNNNNNNNNNNNNNNNNNNNNNNNNNNNNNNNNNNNNNNNNNNNNNNNNNNNNNNNNNNNNNNNNNNNNNNNNNNNNNNNNNNNNNNNNNNNNNNNNNNNNNNNNNNNNNNNNNNNNNNNNNNNNNNNNNNNNNNNNNNNNNNNNNNNNNNNNNNNNNNNNNNNNNNNNNNNNNNNNNNNNNNNNNNNNNNNNNNNNNNNNNNNNNNNNNNNNNNNNNNNNNNNNNNNNNNNNNNNNNNNNNNNNNNNNNNNNNNNNNNNNNNNNNNNNNNNNNNNNNNNNNNNNNNNNNNNNNNNNNNNNNNNNNNNNNNNNNNNNNNNNNNNNNNNNNNNNNNNNNNNNNNNNNNNNNNNNNNNNNNNNNNNNNNNNNNNNNNNNNNNNNNNNNNNNNNNNNNNNNNNNNNNNNNNNNNNNNNNNNNNNNNNNNNNNNNNNNNNNNNNNNNNNNNNNNNNNNNNNNNNNNNNNNNNNNNNNNNNNNNNNNNNNNNNNNNNNNNNNNNNNNNNNNNNNNNNNNNNNNNNNNNNNNNNNNNNNNNNNNNNNNNNNNNNNNNNNNNNNNNNNNNNNNNNNNNNNNNNNNNNNNNNNNNNNNNNNNNNNNNNNNNNNNNNNNNNNNNNNNNNNNNNNNNNNNNNNNNNNNNNNNNNNNNNNNNNNNNNNNNNNNNNNNNNNNNNNNNNNNNNNNNNNNNNNNNNNNNNNNNNNNNNNNNNNNNNNNNNNNNNNNNNNNNNNNNNNNNNNNNNNNNNNNNNNNNNNNNNNNNNNNNNNNNNNNNNNNNNNNNNNNNNNNNNNNNNNNNNNNNNNNNNNNNNNNNNNNNNNNNNNNNNNNNNNNNNNNNNNNNNNNNNNNNNNNNNNNNNNNNNNNNNNNNNNNNNNNNNNNNNNNNNNNNNNNNNNNNNNNNNNNNNNNNNNNNNNNNNNNNNNNNNNNNNNNNNNNNNNNNNNNNNNNNNNNNNNNNNNNNNNNNNNNNNNNNNNNNNNNNNNNNNNNNNNNNNNNNNNNNNNNNNNNNNNNNNNNNNNNNNNNNNNNNNNNNNNNNNNNNNNNNNNNNNNNNNNNNNNNNNNNNNNNNNNNNNNNNNNNNNNNNNNNNNNNNNNNNNNNNNNNNNNNNN
Coding sequences within:
- the calhm6 gene encoding calcium homeostasis modulator protein 6, whose protein sequence is MDRFKTILNIASKQTNLGFGLVALLTAGGEQIFSSVAFKCPCNELNFLYGLVFLLVPALALLLLGYILSKKMWILFTGLWHNRAKLCCWKNLAATCTAFFQISSTALVAPSTWFAVALLNGNYYECAMTGTNVSVYNQYLCKDMNSELDCAKKLHMLPCDKRNEEVLRTLRSQSQILGWLVITFIMLSSLLIICLARCNSPISHHQLKFWRAYAQEESELMDLYTNKHAKDLAERNLKSFFNQMEPANITTPSNKDWEKISLLYKFSTKDHFYSTLHRYVETNQEGDGIRMVSVRSNESTDNPAVLHFVDDGMVSI